The genomic region CGAAGTTCGCGATGTTGAGGTACGCGAGGAGGATCTCGTTCTTCGAGTACTTCTTCTCCACCCCGATCGCCATCCGCATCTCCTTGAGCTTGCGGGGCATGTCGGGCTGCGTGGCCTCGGTGAACGCCTTGCGGCCCTCGGCCTGCGTGGCCTCGTCGGAGGAGTCGACCATGTTCTGGGCCTTCTGGACCAGGACGTTGCGGACGTACTGCATCGTGATCGTGGAGGCGCCCGACTGGACCTCCTTGTTCAGCACGTTCTGCGCGAGGGCGCGGGCGGCCGACAGCACGTCGACGCCGCCGTGCTCGTAGTAGCGGGGGTCCTCGGTCGCGATCGCCGCGTCCTTCGCGTACGACGAGACGGCGTCCCACGGGACCTCCTCGCGGTCCTGCGAGAAGAACTCGGCGAAGGGCACCTGCTGGTCGCCCTGCTTGGCGAAGAGCACGGTCTTCTGCGCGAGGTTGTCGATCTGCAGGTTGTCGGGGATGTCCTCGAAGACGCCGATGGTGCTGTTGGCCGCGATGCCGGAGACGGCGATGGCCGGGGTCACCATGGCGGCGACGAGCACGCCGGCGATCGTGCTCATGCCGACGAGTCCGAGGAACGCGCCCAACCGGGTCGAGATGGTCAGGTCAGTTTTCCTCATGGTACGAATCTAACCCGCGCTCGGGGGCGCCACATCCGCCTCAGGGAGGGTCTCAGCTCCCCGTGGCCGAAATGTGATGAGTGCACTCGCAATCAGGCCGCGCGGGCCTCCGCGGTGGCCAGATCGCGCACCGTCCGGACCGTCCCGATGCGGTGGCCGAGCGTCGTGGACGAGGGGGCGACGATGAGCTCGTCCGCGCCCGTGCTCGCGAGCAGGCGCTCGAGGCCGATGCGCACGGCGTGGGGCGAGCCGACGGCCTGGCGTCGGTCGCGCGCCCCGATGAGCTCGCGCTCGAGGTCGCTGAACTCCTAGGCGGCGGCCTCGGCCGGATCCACGGGCTGGGTCTTGCCGCCCTGGCGCATGCGGAGCCACGTGATGCGGCCGGCGCGCGCCTCGCGCTCGACGACGTCCGGGTCCTCGTCGGCGATGACGCTCACCGCGATGGCGCTGTGGGGCGCCGCGAGGTCGTCGCTCGGCTGGAAGCGCTCGCGGTACAGCGCGAGCGCCTGCTCGGTGCGGTCGCCGGCGAAGTGGTGCGCGAAGGCGAAGCGGATCCCAAGGGCCGCGGCGACCTGCGCGGAGTAGCCGCTGGATCCGAGGAGCCACATCTGCGGGACGTCGCCGAGCCCCGGGACGGCCGTGATCCCGCGCAGCGGGTTGTCGTCCGCCATGCCGCCGGTGAAGAAGCCGACCAGGTCGACGAGCTGATGCGGGAAGTCGTCGACGCCGAGGCCCGCCTCGCTGCGCCGCAGCGCCATCGCGGTCGCGCCGTCCGTGCCGGGGGCCCGGCCGATGCCGAGGTCGATGCGGTCGCCGTAGAGCGCCCGGAGGGTGCCGAACTGCTCGGCCACGACGAGAGGCGTGTGGTTCGGCAGCATGACGCCGCCGCTGCCGACGCGGATGGTGGACGTGCGCGCGGCGATGCCCGCGAGGAGCACGGCCGGAGCGGAGCTCGCGATGCCGGGCATCCCGTGGTGCTCGGCGACCCAGAACCTCGAGTAGCCCGCGGCCTCGGCGGCCTGGGCGAGCTGGATGCTGCCGGCGACGGCGTCGGCGTTCGTGCCGCCAAAGGGGCGCGGGGCGAGGTCGAGGACGTTCAGCGGGACGCGTTCGAGGTGGGTCACCCCGGGGAGAACGGGCGGGATCGGCGGCGCATTCCCCGCACGGGCCGCGTTGCTACGCTGCAGCCGTCATGGATCCCGCCGCCTCCGCTCCCCCGCCGGGCGCGACGGCGGAGGGCACCGGGCCCGCGCAGTCGCCGTGGGGCGCGCAGCGGGACCGCGAGCGTCGACGCGTCCGCCGACGGCAGGCCGCCGTGCTCCTCGTGGCGTACGTCGCCCTGGTCGGGCTGATCACGCTCACCCCCGACAGCGTCGACCGCGGCGTGTACCCGTACCTGATGCGGGGCGTGCTGTTCGTGCAGCACCACGGCATCCCCGGGTTCCGCTACTCGATGATCGAGGAGGTCGCCAACGTCGCCCTGTTCGCGCCGCTGGGCATGCTCGGCGTGCTGGCCCTTGGGGCTCCGCGCTGGTGGCTCGTCGTGCTCGCCGGGACCGCCATGTCGGCATCGGTCGAGCTCGCGCAGGGGGCGTTCCTGCCGGCGCGCGTGGCATCCGTCACCGACGTGGCGGCCAACGGCGCCGGCGCCCTCCTCGGCGCGACGACCGCGGGGATCGTCGCGGCCCGGACGCGACGACGCGGGCGGATCCGGTCGTGATCGGATCCGTCCGCGTCGGGTCGTCGACGGCGTCGGGCGTCAGGACGCGCGGCGCCGGCGGGCCGCCGCGATGCCCGCGGCCGCGGCACCGGCAAGGAGCAGCCCTCCGCCGGTGATCGCGAGGCCGGTGGGCAGCGTGCCGCCGGTGACGGGGAGCGAGCCGCCGTCCGCCGCCGGGCGCGCGCTCGCCGGGACGACGGACACGATGCCGCACCAGTGGTCGCCCGACGCGGCGGTCTGGTTGGCACGCCAGGTGCCGGAGGCCGTCGCGGGGACGACGAGCGAGCCGGAGACGGAGCCGTCGGCCGCCGCGGTGACGGATGCTGCGGGGTCGCCGGCGGCGGCGGGCGCGCCGACCGTCGCGGAGAGGCGCACCGCGACGGTCTCGCCCGCGGTGAAGGACCCGGCGACGCCGGAGATCCGGACGGACTCGCCGGGCGCGACGGCGGCCGGGGTGACGGACATGCCGCTGCAGGCGACGGTGGAGTCCTTGGGGACGTAGTTCTCCGCCTGGGCGGCCAGGGGAGCGGAAACGGTGATCGCGAGCGCGACGAACGCGCCCGCCAGGGTCTTGGCCAGCATCTCGGGTGTGCCTTCTGTGATGCACCCGGGACGGACGTGCGGGGGCACGACGGGTATCGCCTCGGAGCGGTGGTGTCCGCGGCGCGCGATTTCGGGTCGACGCCTTCAGGCAGACAGCGGGTCGGGTAAACCCACGTTCGAGATGCTATCCGCGTCGGCGGTCCGCGCGGAGGGGAATGGGCGCGATCGGCCCCGGACTGGGGTCAACCGGTGCTCGCACGGGTCCCGGAGACGGCGGAAGGCCCCGAGGCGGATGCCTCGGGGCCTTCCGTCGCCGGGCTCCGGTGGGGAGTCAGGCGACGCTGTGCGGGATGCGGATCAGGCCGCGGCGCGCTGGCGACGGACCGTGGCGAGCACGACGACGAGAGCGGCACCGAGCAGCAGCAGGCCGCCGCCGGTCCAGATGAGGACGACGGGCAGCTGGCCGCCGGTCACGGGCAGGCCCGCGGCGTTGTCGGAGCTGGAGCCGCCGGTCGCGGTGCCGTTGCCGGCGGCCGCGACGACCGAGACGGTCGTGGAGACGGTGTTGCCCTGGGCGTCGGTGCCGGTGAGGGCGTAGGAGCCCGACGCGGATCCGGCGGGCAGCGTGACGGTGACGCGGAGGCCGCCGGCGTTGGTCGCGTTCTTGGTGATGGAGTTGCTGCTGACGGCCATGGGGGCCGTGCGGAAGGAGGCGAGCGTGGCGTTCGCCGCGTCCTCGCCCGTGATGGTGATGGTGACCGGGCTGTTCGACGCGAACGAGCCGTCCGCGAAGGTCAGGACGGTGCTCTGGCCGGGCGCGACGGTCGGGTCGCTGACGGTGACGCCGCCCTCGGGCGTGTACGGGTCCGCGTTGGCGGCGGTGGCGACGGTGAACGTCGCGGCGAGGGCGATGGCCGCCCCGGCGAGGATCTTCTTGAACATGTGGTTCCCCCAGTGTGAGCTTCTCGTGGTGCGCAGGGGCCACTAGCGGACTCAGGTCCGCCGTCGATCATTCCCCCACTGAGGAGACTACTGGGAAGCGTCGCAGGACAGGGAACGGAATTCTGTCGCGATCGTGTCAATTACCGGGGTGGTCACGATCGAGAGCGGCGTGTCGGTCTTTTTGTCCCCCAGCGTGTCCACGGATATGCGGACCTCCTGGCCGGGCGTCAGCGTCACCTCGACCTGGGCGACGGCCCGCCCGCCCACGACCTCGGGCTGGAACGCCGCCTCCTCGCCGTCGATGTGCACGCGCAGCGGCACCGTGCCGGGTGGTCCGTAGACCGCGACGCGTGTCTTGATGTCGCCGGGGGCCACGCCGTAGACGCCGCCGCCCGTGACCACGAAGGGCAGGGAGGCCGCGTCGGCCGGGGCCGTGGATCCGAGGATCACCTCGGTGCGGTAGTCCGGCCTGCCGTCGTCCCGGCACATGGCCATCGCGAGCGTGGTCCGCAGCGAGAGGAAGTAGTCCATCTTCGCGCCGGTCGAGTCGTTGAGGAACACGCCGAAGACCGTGGACTCGTCGTTGGTGGTGGGGAGCGACCCCTGGAACGTGGTGCCCGCGAGGGTCGCCTGCTCGTCGGCGCGCGAGTTCCAGATCAGGATGCGGCGCTCCTCGGCCGCGTGCCCGAGCGCCTTCACCAGCGCGGCCGGGTCCACGTCGCCCGAGGAGACCTTCGCGAACACCGAGTCGGCGACGCTCGCGAAGACCGCGTCCTGGACGTCCGGGTTCGGGTACCGGAGGTACACGTCGTGCAGGAGCAGGTCGACGGCGTCGTCGGAGCGGAGCACGTCGCCGGTCGCGAGCGTGATGGGGCCGGTGGCCTCGAGCAGGTAGGAGAGGGCGACCGGGTCGATGCTGATCGCGCCGTCGACCGCGTCGCCGTGCTTGAGCCGCCACATCTCGGCGGCGAGCGGAGCGGCTTGGGGGAACTCGGGCGTCAGCGTCACGTCCTGCATGTATCGGCCGGTGATGGTGCCGTAGAGGCCCGCGGTCTGGGGATCCAGGGGCAGGGCCGGCTCCGTGAGCCGCGGGAAGGCGCGCGCCGAGTCCTGGCCGGCGAGCGAGAACGCGCCGCCTCCCGTGCGGACGAGCGCGAGCGCGCCGGGGATGCCGCCCGTGGAGCGCACCTCGGCGTTGTTCTGGAACATGAGCAGGTAGCTCCGGTCGCCGTCGGCGCCGAGCATGGCGGGCGCGAGGTCGGTGACGTGGCGCACGACGGCCAGCGTCTCGGCGGCCTTCCCGACCGTGTCCTCCAGGCGCGCGACCGCGTCGGCGACGGGCCGGATGGTGCTGCCGGTGTCGATGGCCGTCACGTCGGTCAGCGCCGCGTCGAGCGCGTCGTCCGCCTGGCGGACGGGCTCCTGCGCGGCCACGATCGGGTCGAGGTCGAGCTTCCCGTCCTTCGGCGTGAGGCTCGCGATGTCGAGCGTGCCGGCGATGCCGACCACGGGCTGCAGCGCGTCCTCGCCGATGCGGTCGACGACGCCGGAGATCTCGCGGAAGGCCCGGAGGTTCGGGCCCACGAAGGGCACGTGCTCGGTGACGGCCCACACGGGATCGCCCGTGAGCGACACCGCGCGCGCGGAGTGGTCGCGCAGCTGCGCGACGTTCGCGGAGGCCCCGGCGGAGTCGCCCGCGAGGAGGTCGCGCTGCACGGAGGACGCGAGCGGCACCGCCTGCTCGAGCTCGCCGCGGGCGAGGAGGGCGCGGGCGGCGACCCACACGATCCAGAGCACGAGGATGCTGGCGATCGCGGCGACGGCGACCGTCACGACGCGTCGACGCGTCCAGGGGCGTCGGGACCGGCGGGGTCGCCGTGACGGCGCGACGGCGTCCGCAGAGGTCACCAGGTGGTCCCGCCGTCGGCGGAGATGCTGACGGAGTCTCCGGTGAGCAGCCAGACGTCGCGACCCGCCGCGGACAGGGCCACGGATCCGCTGGTGGGGACGGCCGCCGCGCAGCCGAGCACGCTCACGGCACCCGAGGCCGGGATGATGCGACCGACGCTCGTGCCCGCGCAGGATCCGGCGGTGCCGGCGGTGAGGATGCCGTCCGTGCCGAGCGCGAGCGCGAGGACGCCCGGGGCGTCGACCGGCCGGAAGTCACCGCTGCCCGAGCGGACGTGCAGCGCGCCGGAGCCGCAGAGCACCGCGGCGGCCTGGCCGCTGTCGACGACCTGGACGGCGTCGTCGCACGGAGCGTCCCGGGGACCCTGGACGAGCTGCACCGTGCCAGGCTGCGCCGGGTCGACGTACGCCGTCGTCGCCGTGAGCGCGGGCGCGTCGCGCCAGAACTCGCCGCCCGTGAAGCTCTGCAGCGTGGTGCGGGTGCATGCCGCCGTGACGTCCGCGACGACGCTGCCGACGTCCGGGCTCTCCACCTGCAGCGCGAGGATCCGGCGCGCGTCGAATGCGCCCGTCGAACGGGTGTCCCAGGTGCGGCCCTCGTCGATGGTGGTCTGGATGCGGGCGGGCTCGCCCGTGCAGGAGCCGCCCGTGGTGCGCCACGCGACCTCGGCGTTCCCCGCGGCGAGGAAGACCGTCGGGGCCGCCACCGTCGTGGTCGGTGCGGCGCTCGGCGCGGGCGTCGGGGTCGCGGCGGCGTCGGTGCTCGCGGCGGAGGGCGCGGGGGCGGCCGTTCCCCCGTCGGTCGGCCCGCCGCCCGTACGGGTCACCGCGGCCGAGACGAGGATCAGGTCGATGGCGAGGAAGGCGACCACGGCGGTGACGCCCACGCCGGGGATGATGCGGCCGAGCGTCGGACGGCGGCGCCGGGCGCGCCCCGTGACGGCCATCGGCTTCCGCCCATCGGGCGCGGACCTAGCCACGAGCCGCTCCCGCGGGTCGGGGGGCGCGGTGGTCGGACGTGCGTCCTGGCAGGCGGCGCGGCGGCGCCTCGGCGTGAGCCGACATGGTGTCTCCCGGTGTGGCGGGCATCGTGCGGCGCGCGGATCGCCCACCCTCTCGGGCGGCCGGATCCGGTCCGCGCCCCGACGACGAGCCGGGACGCGCTCCTCCGGTGGAGCAGGGCCCGGTCGGCGCATCGGGAGATGCGGGTCGAGCGGTGGTGTCACCCGGATCGTACAGGCCCCCGCGGGGCCCGCCGGGACGACACGGGTCGGCGGCGGGTCAGGCAGTCGGTCAGGGAGAGGCGGGGCTCGTGTTCTCGGAGCTCTCGGGACGCACGTAGGAGTAGCAGTACTGGCCGTAGCCGTACGCATCCGGGCCCTTGGTGGGGAGCATCGTCAGCACCACGCCCAGGACCTCGGCGCCGACGCTGTTCAGCGACTCGATGGCCGCGTGGACCTGGCCACGGTGCGCGCGACCGGACGACACCACGAGGATCGCCCCGCCCGCGCTCTTGGACAGGACGGCGCTGTCGGTGACGGGCAGCAGCGGCGGCGCGTCGATGAGCACGGTGTCGAACTCGGCCTCGAGCTCCTTGAGGAGCGTGACCATGGTGCGCGAGCCGAGCAGCTCGCTCGGGTTCGGCGGGATCTGGCCCGCCGGCAGCACGAACATGTTGCGGTTGCCCCACGGCTGCAGGACGTCCTTGAGCTCGGCGCGGCCGATGAGCACGTCGGTGAGGCCCACCGCGCCCTCGAGCCCGAGGTACGACGCGAGCTTGGGACGGCGCAGGTCGGCGTCGACGACGGCGACCCGCGCACCCGCGTCGCTCAGGGCGATGGCGAGGTTGGCGCTCGTCGTGGACTTGCCCTCCGACTCGACCGCGCTCGTGATGACGAAGCTGCGCGCGCGGCCGCCGAAGTCGAGGAACTGCAGGTTGGTGCGCAGGCTGCGGAAGGACTCGGCGCGCGGGCTGCGCGGATCCGACTGCACGATGAGCGGGCGCTCCTTGGCCTTCGGGTCGAAGGCGATGCCGCCGAGGATGGGCGCGTGCGTGACGAGGCGCAGGTCGTGCTCCCCGCGGATCCGGGTGTCGAGGGTGGCGCGCAGCACGGCCGCGGCCACGCCGAGCGCGAGCCCGATGAGCCCGCCCAGCGCGAGGTTCAGCGGGACCTGCGGCGAGACGGGCGATGCCGGGATCCGCGCCTCCTGCAGGGTCGTGATCTTCACCTGCGGCTGCCCGTTGGCGTCGAGCGGCGTGAGCTCGGCGACGACGTCGGTGAAGCTCCGGGCCACCGCGTTGGCGATGGTGGCGGCCTCCTCGGCCTGCTCGTCCTCGACGGAGATCTGGATGATGACGGTGTCGGCCGCCGCGGTGGCGGTGATCTTCGGCGCGAGCGACTCCGCCGTCGCGTCGAGGCCCAGCTGGGCGATGACCGGCTCGAGCACGACGGGCGTCGCCACC from Clavibacter michiganensis subsp. insidiosus harbors:
- a CDS encoding DUF4012 domain-containing protein, which produces MTVAVAAIASILVLWIVWVAARALLARGELEQAVPLASSVQRDLLAGDSAGASANVAQLRDHSARAVSLTGDPVWAVTEHVPFVGPNLRAFREISGVVDRIGEDALQPVVGIAGTLDIASLTPKDGKLDLDPIVAAQEPVRQADDALDAALTDVTAIDTGSTIRPVADAVARLEDTVGKAAETLAVVRHVTDLAPAMLGADGDRSYLLMFQNNAEVRSTGGIPGALALVRTGGGAFSLAGQDSARAFPRLTEPALPLDPQTAGLYGTITGRYMQDVTLTPEFPQAAPLAAEMWRLKHGDAVDGAISIDPVALSYLLEATGPITLATGDVLRSDDAVDLLLHDVYLRYPNPDVQDAVFASVADSVFAKVSSGDVDPAALVKALGHAAEERRILIWNSRADEQATLAGTTFQGSLPTTNDESTVFGVFLNDSTGAKMDYFLSLRTTLAMAMCRDDGRPDYRTEVILGSTAPADAASLPFVVTGGGVYGVAPGDIKTRVAVYGPPGTVPLRVHIDGEEAAFQPEVVGGRAVAQVEVTLTPGQEVRISVDTLGDKKTDTPLSIVTTPVIDTIATEFRSLSCDASQ
- a CDS encoding polysaccharide biosynthesis tyrosine autokinase: MELREYIRILRRSWILILLVLLLGVGAAAGYSLVQTPEYRASSKVFVSTQSAGTVQDLSQGSTFTQQAVKSYADVVATPVVLEPVIAQLGLDATAESLAPKITATAAADTVIIQISVEDEQAEEAATIANAVARSFTDVVAELTPLDANGQPQVKITTLQEARIPASPVSPQVPLNLALGGLIGLALGVAAAVLRATLDTRIRGEHDLRLVTHAPILGGIAFDPKAKERPLIVQSDPRSPRAESFRSLRTNLQFLDFGGRARSFVITSAVESEGKSTTSANLAIALSDAGARVAVVDADLRRPKLASYLGLEGAVGLTDVLIGRAELKDVLQPWGNRNMFVLPAGQIPPNPSELLGSRTMVTLLKELEAEFDTVLIDAPPLLPVTDSAVLSKSAGGAILVVSSGRAHRGQVHAAIESLNSVGAEVLGVVLTMLPTKGPDAYGYGQYCYSYVRPESSENTSPASP
- a CDS encoding VanZ family protein, coding for MDPAASAPPPGATAEGTGPAQSPWGAQRDRERRRVRRRQAAVLLVAYVALVGLITLTPDSVDRGVYPYLMRGVLFVQHHGIPGFRYSMIEEVANVALFAPLGMLGVLALGAPRWWLVVLAGTAMSASVELAQGAFLPARVASVTDVAANGAGALLGATTAGIVAARTRRRGRIRS
- a CDS encoding LLM class flavin-dependent oxidoreductase, giving the protein MTHLERVPLNVLDLAPRPFGGTNADAVAGSIQLAQAAEAAGYSRFWVAEHHGMPGIASSAPAVLLAGIAARTSTIRVGSGGVMLPNHTPLVVAEQFGTLRALYGDRIDLGIGRAPGTDGATAMALRRSEAGLGVDDFPHQLVDLVGFFTGGMADDNPLRGITAVPGLGDVPQMWLLGSSGYSAQVAAALGIRFAFAHHFAGDRTEQALALYRERFQPSDDLAAPHSAIAVSVIADEDPDVVEREARAGRITWLRMRQGGKTQPVDPAEAAA
- a CDS encoding sortase; its protein translation is MLAKTLAGAFVALAITVSAPLAAQAENYVPKDSTVACSGMSVTPAAVAPGESVRISGVAGSFTAGETVAVRLSATVGAPAAAGDPAASVTAAADGSVSGSLVVPATASGTWRANQTAASGDHWCGIVSVVPASARPAADGGSLPVTGGTLPTGLAITGGGLLLAGAAAAGIAAARRRRAS